The region tatttatttatttatttatttatttgaaggtcacaagaaaataatcaaaactccttgttaaccatttttttttatatatctatacaaACATCTTTATTGAaacttataaaatattttttgcactTTGAAAACTCTGCTTCTCAATACAGAACATGAATCACTGACTGATGCAACTTTATGCAAAAAGTTGCATTtcagtccatttaaaaaaaaaaaaaaaaaaaaagtcagtcatACGCTACATTTAAACAATTTGGAAAAGctcaaaacacagtttaaaaagtaattagTGCTTATATTTCATGCTTTGTATCTTTAAAAGTGCAAGTTACTTTAAGAGCAACGGAGGAAGCAATTCTAACTAAATTAAGACAGTTTTGCACACTCAGATGTGCTGGATCAACTTCACAATTTTTTGTCCAACCACTTatccaaaataaaatacttaattgaTATGCTATGAACATAATGTATtttctcttaaaacaaaaaaaaaaatctgtaaaagtaaaataatttaggAGGGGACATCTTCGATGGTCAACTAAAAATAGTGTAGCAAGCACAATCCtatcttctttctttttaagtCATTAATTGCAATTCTTGTTTGATGTGACACAAACATTTTGCAAATTTATTTAATCTTTGATTGAAAGAACAGTGGTATATACATTTACAGCCAAGTTTACATGGTCAGGCAAATCGTGAATGTTCTATTAAGTTCAGATTCTGTTTCTCTTTCAAGTTCAGGGCTGCAGTTGAAACCTGTGTTACAATAATTATAACATTCATCTATACAAATGTATGGCAATATATGCTGTAGTGAAAATCAATTGGCACTTACAgggatttaatttgtttttattattttgtttttatagcttAGCGCTTACCAATGTCCtgataaatatgtatttagtgtGTACCTCCTGGCAAGTCCACCACTTCAATGTGAAGCAGTAATTTTCAAATGAACAGAAGGCTTTGTACAGGGTAGGAGAGCAGAATCACTCTTGGTAGTGTTCCTGGAGACCATGTGATCCGTTTCACTGTAGAGCTGAAAAGCAGCTTTGTGACGGCAATTTCTGGGAGTGGTTACTTCCTCCAAGTATTTCACATACACTTCAGCGCAGCTGTGATAAATACAATTCaacagtctgaaaaaaaaaaaaagaaaaacaaacaataagcaTTTATAAAGACAAGATCAGCTTCTAAACGTTTTATCAATTGTGAACTACTTCCAATAGTCCAACTGCTTGGATACTTTGTAAGATTTCTAATGACAACAAAAACATGATAAAATCTTTAGTGTTAAGTCCTTACAGTAAGAAAAGCAATGTCACAAGGCTTACAGAAGACTTGCTTAAATGTATACTGCATGGCACCTTCTGCTTTACCTGAACATATTAAATCCTatagaaataataacattttaaaagaccaAGCTGAAGGCAGCTCCGATTGGTACAGCATGTGCAAACGTACTTGGAAACATGAAGAAAGGAGGTAGCAAAACTTGCTAATCATGCTGACAACTGGTTATGTTGAATACACTGCTCTTGTTGTCTTAGGCGCATGAAGGGAACCATGATCAGTACTAGTAAGCCATTTACAGTTTAACAAATACTTCAGGTTCACTACGCTTGCATATTCTAGGGGTGGGAATTTTGATACCTGTCCCTTTACTGATTGTAGCCAGCGCATTCTTCCAGTTGCTTTAGAGATTATGAATTGGCAACATTTTTTTGGGTAACAAATATTTATTAGATGACTTGAAGTGCTATTTAACAACTCTAGTTCACCCCTAAAATATTCTCTCTCAAAAccagaaacaaaatgaacaaaaacagattaaataaggTATCGTATTAGAATCTTGATCCCTTACCTTTGCGATTTCACCTGCAGTTCCTGGAACAAAACTCAAATGACTTCCTTGTTCCCACAGTTCTTGTAATTGCTGCTTCATAATCTGAATATTTCTAACAGAGAAGCATACACCTCATTAACCCCATGTAATACATATCTTTTCAAATTAACTGTATACCCACATGCCAAAGTGAACTAACCAAcccaattattattatgcatCAATTTATTATATTTCCTTTTGCAGATCTGCAGCACGACCAAGATTTGAACCAGCAAACTTGTGATAATATGACTCAATCTGGATCAGCCATTGAGGACTCCTagccctacttttttttttttttattggtatcaAAACCTTTACAATTTAAGACAACCAACTAACAAAAGGGATAGGATCAGGTAAGAATAATTATAATGTGTTCTGCTCAAACCGGCTGGAAGATAATGTTTCCTTCCAGAAATACTGATAGACAAAATAACTGTTGTACAAAACGAGTCTAAGGCAAACAGATAAACCAATCACAGCATTATCAAGCAGCTTCAATACtataatttacttttattttatgttcattTGAATTAGCTTAAGAAAACTTACCCATCCTCTGGGTGGCTATCGCGGGCACTTGCTCCATTTGCAGATAACTCAGGCCACCATTTCTTAATGACAGACTGCACCCAGTGTAACCCAGCTATCAGGTATCTGAAACACACAGAATAACTCGGCATCTGGTTCATTTCCACCTATTCCACATAGTTCTGAGCCCAACCCCTGAATGTGAAACACTGATCTTCAAGGTTCAGATCCTCTACCAACCAATTAGGTAAGAGATTATGCAAAAGCACGACCTGCACTTAGATGGCCAAAGAAGTCCCTTCCAGTGCAGCTCTTTGTTCCaaacatgttttcaattaaacaatttagcagatcagggcttctcaaactcggtcctggggacaccctgtggctgctggttttcatcgtaaccaagctctcaattacttaactagacccttaattgaactgatactttgcttaattatacctttttacttgttttcagctacagagcagttgcatatttcaaggtaGCTACAACAtctgataagtaacttgaactgcaactgtttatgaGCTGAAACCAAGTataatgtctaattaagcaaattaccagttcaattaaaagtctagttaagtaattgagagctcggttacaatgaaaaccagcagccacagggagtccccaggaccgagtttgagaagccctgatctagaCCTTAAAGTAGATCATGAATTCATTTGACCTGTTAAACCTGTAGTGGAGTGGCTCTCCAGAACTGtgattgggcacccctggtctAGAACTTGTGCAAAGGATGAGTGATTCTCAAAatatagcacaaaaaaaaaaaaaaaaaatatcaaactgtGACACATTGTCAGAGACGCATCCCTTTGCATCCCTGCTTTCTCCCAAACACAAGCCTTAAAATCCCTATCTAATAGTACTTCAGATCACTGCTTTTAGAATATAccaagagagagaaaataaacactgtctttaaaatgtgttagtttatgaaaaatttgtattttacatttagacacttaatataaaataaataaatagtgtgtccTGTACCAGCCACTACGGCTGCCATCATTAGAAACGTCTAAGTTTAGTTTACTACTAGTGACTCATATCATGTGTATGAGGCCATTGAAGCCATAATGGGGAATCACACGTAATAAgcactgagatttttttttttttttttttgtaactgagatcagggatggaaagaaattacatttccatGTTTGACACCAAGTAACAAAAGGAGTATTGGTACCACACACCAAGGTGTGTAGAATACCAAGTGGAAAAGAATGTCATTCTAGGGCCCATGACAACCATAAATATATCcactgctggttttttttttaggatgcaaCTGTGATATGGGtgttcaaataattatttatactatGTTACAGTAAAATGTTGTAGCCAGATGACCAGATACTCCAAAAAAACATTggcattattttaaagtttacatcgtgatttaagaaacaaacaaaaacacaacatatatggTTTGGCTGGTGTATCTCAAAGATAAATGTGATACCCAAATTATTCTGTTAACTTGGGTTTGAAACACATCTCCCAAATTCACCATTTCATTGTGTCACATCAGCATCCCAAGTACCCCCTTGGCAGCAAAGGGGTTAAACATCGCTGCTCAGTTTCCTGCAGGTGGTTTATATGTGCAGGACTGGTATGCTGAAAAACCTTTGACATGCAGGGACTAGAATATATAGTGACATCAGAATGATAAACAGATGCAGGGATACTTACTCTTCAAATCTACTTTTAAGAATATTTTTAATTAGTGGTAAGAGGTCAACACAGCAGCCAATAGAAATAATTGGTTTCTCCTCTTGAAGgctacaaaaataagaaaaaaaaaatcaatacataaagtgattttaaaacaaataaaatgttaaaaaaacaatttcttcGAAATCTCACCTTTTTGTTATTACAGGTAGACAATCCGCCAGCACACCAATATCTTGAATTCTAAAGCAACagtgaaaaaatgcaaaaattagATGACTTTCTTTAATGAAATTGGATAAATTGTATTTGGCTGGGAGGCTGTCAcatccagcacacacacactacacatgcAAAACAGCGAACATGCGCTTTCAAATACCTGATGAGGTACGCCACCAGCTCACTTGCATTTCTTCGCCAAAGACTCAGAGCTACATTAAGCCTCAGATTTCTCCCAAAAAGTACTTGTGTCATTGTATCATGATCCTTAGATATctgttcaaaacaaatacaaaaagacacATATTTTAGGGTGGCTCAACCCTCACAGATCATTTCCTCTTGAATGTGTAAGATTTCATGCTGTGTGGATTCTGGTCCCCAAATATAACGGTTTGAGAAGATTTGTCATGATCCTCGAGTTCATGTGTTTGGTGTCCTTCCATGTATTCCCATACCAGGTACAACAGCGCACCTGCCCAACCCTATGTGTCAGTAGTACGTCAATAGCTTAAAGATATtataaataaagtactgtatcTTTCATGGGCAACTACGCAAATCATTTACATATTACTTGAAAGAGAAATTCCATTTACATAGCTGAGCGTCAGTCATATCAGATTTCCCATATAACCTGTTAATCtaccaatatttaaaacaacCCACCCTTAACACTGTAACTACGCTAACTCCTTCATGTACATTTCTAAGAAGCAAACacagaaatagaaaaacaaaacttaaattaaatttttcaatgtcttcaatgtattaagtgtcatttattatttctaaatttagcgCCACTGAGCgcttaatagttatggatgagacAACTATAGTATTAAATCTGAATCTGAAATCAAAAGATTCTCAGCGAGACTAGACACAAAACACCTGTCCTATTTAGTTTCATGCAAGAATGTATTAAGTTAGACAATGACTTGACACATGGGTTTAAAACAGTTTCACTTTTAAGAAGTTAATATAACCTggactttaaaatacatttctcattAGCATAATAGATCACCAGCTGCAGTCTTGTACATTCATAAATTTGACAACACAAAGCAGAGCCACACCTCTGGGGCCTTGCTCACCCAAAATTGGTCCGGCCTATTGTAAGCAGCTTGCTATAATGTAATTAGATCTCAGCATCACAGCTACTGTACAATAATATTGCCAAAAAGTTAAATTCAGTACATCAAACAAAGGGTTAATATCATTATACATCGCTTCAACAGATCTGAACCAATGGGATTACGTTACAATATCTGTCCAATCTGTGAAGCAACAGCTAAGGACCATACACTGTAATAGAGGAAGTGTACTCTTCTTCATGAATATGTAAAATGTTGTtagatattcattttaattatttacagtactCCATCAAAGTAAACAAAAATCAAGAGCCACACATTTAAACAGtgcatttgcacaaaaaaaacaagtctgtAATAGGAATGCAAAGGCTCAAAGTGAACTAGTTGGTGTGCACTTACCTCGATGAAATAATCGCTGTACTTGGAAGCAGCACCCTCCATCTTAGTGGAGTCCCCGGAGTTCACTGGGAAGGTACAACGGTCCTTGTGTAGTTTTTCATACAAGCTGCTTGCACATGCCACTTCATTTTCCTTGTTTGCCATGTCACAGACCCTTCTCAGAGGGGGCTGCTTCCGTCTCCCACAGGGGTTCACAACCTGGTGTCTGCTTTTCCTTTTGTGGGACACCACCCTCTTCCCCTTACAGGAGCTGTTTGCAGTTTGACCAACTGGAGATctatgaaacaaacaacaaaaaatgttcaGATTAATAATATTGTGCAAACTTCATTATTAAAGAGTGTAGCTTTGAGTATTCAATAGCAGCAGCGTGAAGGGCAGCGATGGAAAGGACCTGGCTGTTTGTGGTTCTTATCAAGCAGATTTGGAACGAAATAAGTAAATGGAAAAAGAGAGTGTTTTACCTCAGTGCTGAACACATTGTGTTTGCCCTTTTTTGATTACTGAACTACATACAAATCCTTACTTGTTCGACGACCCTTTCCTGTGCTACCAACTCTCCACACGTTCCCACATCTAATTATAACACCCTGCACCGATGGCAGCGTTCAATTAATTCAACTAGTCTTAAAACTGATAAAGCAAAATCAGTGGTGTtcacaaaagtaattttaatgtTACGGCACACCGATCTgctcttcaaaaaaataaaaataattaaaacagaaactggCTTATTTTTCTAGATATAAACTTCTGTTTTTCAGTACAAACTCATTTTGATTACACTTGTGTCACAGACTGACTATGGTGACATTGAGTACCTACTACCACAGTCTTAAGAAAGCAGAGTCCTTCGTACCATTATGCATTGAGATTTCTACCCAATTTGGGACATTCTGTTTCTTATTGTGATTTCTATAGTTAAGTgtaacagtaacaaaaaataaaacaaagtaaaagtaaTTTGAAGCTTCGTGCTTTTAAAACACGGACAGAAATGTAAGTGGCCAggggtgtgtgtgctgtattaGCTTTCCATATCTAATGGATAGGACTGGATTTCAAATTAGGCATAGGTATGAAGGGAGTGAGCTCATCCCCAAAGTAAACTTGAGGTGTATGTCTGGAGCTTTTTTATAGGGCTTGCAGACTGTGAGCAACATTTAAACAAGAACACCAGACAATTCAAGATAAAAGCTTTCGAGTGTAAGATTCAGTTCCCAGCTGTGTCAGCAGAGACAATACATAGTCCTCTGAAGATAAAGGATTTTTAAAACGAGATGGGCCTCTGGCAAATATGCAGTTCTAAACCAAAGCATGAGATGGCGACAGTTTGCTTGAGTATCTAGAGCAGTGTGCTCCAAtgcagcgctcaattgcttatTTGAACCGTACCAACAAATGAAGCGCTTGAAAATAACGGGAAAATGTCCAGTTAATCACTTtttcagttcaatgaagggttcaattaagcaattgagcgctgcgttcgaacaaaaaccagcagagatGGTGTGCTGTCAGGAAAAGGGCTGGGAAACACTGATCTAGAATCTTCTCTTCCCTTGAAATTCTCTCTCTCAACCCTTCTCATTGTTTTAATTATGGGTTTGGTTACCAGACTACTGACCAGCTGCACTTTAAAACTTGTCATGATTGAGAAAGCATACAAAAATGTACTCAcctcttcttattattatttaactcttcttttttaaaaaacgtaacctataaaagaaaaggaaactaaTTTAATTCACTGGTGCGCATGAGCATCTTTGAAACCAGTTTTGTGTCTAAACAGCCTAAATGTTAATCTGAGGGTACGTCATCACCACAGTGCATGTGAACTAGTCAAACCTGGGTCTGGTGGCTATACATGTCAcgtaacacagtgtgtgtgtgtatgtgggtcaTTTCACCAATAGAAAATACAAGAATAGAACTACCTATTAAGGCTTGTGTTCCAAAACAACAGCTGCACAACTACAAGAACACCAAGGAACTTGCATGTCATTATGAAAGGAGATATGAccgtgggacactgcagctttcatTTTATATTCTATGGAAGATGTATCAACACACACAACATCCTGTGTACAGTATGCAATATACAGAAGAGAGAAACTCAAGTATCAATCACTGTTCCCCAATTGAAACAACAAAGCATTTATATGCAGGCTGTTTTTACTCTGATGACAAcacgttataaaaaaaaaaaaactgtattgctgATAGTCTATTGTTAAGAACATATGAAAATCTACAAACAAAAGGGCATTCAAACATATGTACTCGTCTAGTTCCTGCAGTGAAGCTAATTGATCTCAaaattgggtcttaaaggataccactgattcagcatcaacagcatgactaggtctTCTGCCCTCTGTCACAAGTTTATTGCCACAGTGTActgtggtcctggtttctgtgtttgAAGTATAGGcatgggttaactttgtcaacacattttaaagaccaAAATCCTCTAGTCCCCTATACAGCAATTCAGTTCTTCCAATGTAATCTGCCCTATTTCTGCGTAACTTTCTACATATGATATCTTCAAATCCTGCAGCATAAGCAGCTACTACTCAGTTCTCAGTGACAATACACTTCAACATACAGTACCTCCTTCATGTTCTTGTTGCCAGAaggttgctttttttgtttgagaaGTTCATTGGGCCGACCCTCCTCGACGTATTGGAAATCTCTTTTTTCAACATTGTGATCTCCAGATGCCATAATAACCTAAATCCTTGATACaaaaaagagattttaaatgCCAATAAAGCAAGGGACAACCATTCAGATCTTGCGTTACTACAGATTATGGGAATGTTTATGTTCCTCTTTATAATGTCGCACTATAAATGTCTTTCAGTAACACTGCATTAAAATACTGCAGAATCTATAACTGTTTTCCCCATAAGTCATAGACTTTAAgccatattttaatgtttttaatgatcTTAATTTCACCAGTTGTCATCCGACTAATAATTCCACTACAAAAAGTAATTGATAATTTATAAACAACATTGTAGATTTCATCTATAATTTGTTGTACAATTTATGCGAAGGAAGGCCTCTTATGGTCCAGAGCTggcttgaaaaatgtaatttgacataTGTTCGATGAAGAGGACATATCAATTTGTGCTGAGATTTAAAAAGGTCCCCTGTGAATAGCAGTTAATTTACAagaaaaagctgacaaaaaaaaaaaaaaaaaaaaaaaaatcacattaaccaTCAGTACTGAATATTGtttatacaaatatgtgaaaaagaaatacaagacAAAGTTAGTAGTTTAATGTAAAACCACTTCATACTACCCTCTCAAACTTGCTGGCTTATGGGACCTACAATACCCGTTTTTTCCCCCACTGCTGGACAATAAAGAGCAATCAGACAGACTTGAGGAATTCAGAATTCTAGTTGCAACTTGGCAATAGCTAATACTCTACACCCTGAAACTGTTCTTATAAATAGGGCAATTCTTTCTTAAATGTCCGCAAGCCATgtgaaaattgcattttaattcaaatTATGAACATTGAAGCTTATGGTAACTGTCAATAGCGTGTGGTGCTAATTCAAGTACAGTATGAGAAAACCCAtttcaaaacacagaaaagtTTGAACCTACACTACGGTGGCACACGTCTTGGTGCAGAGCACCTGTTGACAAGCTAGAGACCGTTTATTGCCAACTAAACAACTCAAGGCACCTGCTTGTAGGAATCTACTTTCATTCATAACCAAGGCTGGTCCTATACTATAGAACAGGTTTCATTAATTAAGTAGCGAATTACTAATATTTAC is a window of Polyodon spathula isolate WHYD16114869_AA chromosome 12, ASM1765450v1, whole genome shotgun sequence DNA encoding:
- the LOC121324089 gene encoding KATNB1-like protein 1, giving the protein MASGDHNVEKRDFQYVEEGRPNELLKQKKQPSGNKNMKEVTFFKKEELNNNKKRSPVGQTANSSCKGKRVVSHKRKSRHQVVNPCGRRKQPPLRRVCDMANKENEVACASSLYEKLHKDRCTFPVNSGDSTKMEGAASKYSDYFIEISKDHDTMTQVLFGRNLRLNVALSLWRRNASELVAYLIRIQDIGVLADCLPVITKSLQEEKPIISIGCCVDLLPLIKNILKSRFEEYLIAGLHWVQSVIKKWWPELSANGASARDSHPEDGNIQIMKQQLQELWEQGSHLSFVPGTAGEIAKTVELYLSQLR